The DNA window gaattaccatacccagatgttcctcctccagtctcgctaatcaccatgtttgctgatttcttttcttgcttatatttgcggtctgggcacgcacttgcccaatgctcatcactcccacaAACAAAGCATCCTCCACCTTTCTTATTGTTTTTCTTCCTAAACTGtgcagtctgcttaggctttgtattgttgttctcttgtatattcttcttctttttattacgagatgcaaatgagtttttcttttgCACCATATtagcagcggaagactcaactccttttctatGGTTGTCTTTTGTTCtcaccctctcctcaacatcaagagatccaataagctcagtcacgctaaactcttgtctcttgtgttttaaaGAAGTaacaaaatccctccaagaaggtggcaacttagcgattataccgccagccacaaacttgtcgggcaacagacacgggaaatgttctagttccttcacTAGCGCCTGTATCTtatgagcctgttcgaccacagaacagttttcaaccattttgtagtcatacagctgctctataaggtacagctcactgccagcatcagaaaccccaaactttgcctcaagagcaacccataactctttgcctgttgtgcaagatatgtagtttttctcatacttgggatgaagtgcactaatcacggcgcctcaAAACAgcttatcggcagccaagaattTTCGcacctcctcaggagtaaactatGCAGGCTTCCCCTgcgcggcgtgatagcagttcatagcagtcaaccacaataccatcttggcacgccatatcatgaaattcttgccatcaaaattacttggcttcaaagcagcagcaaaaccactgacagaaaattgcctaacattaggtttttggattgttaggaatttaggcaattttattatcagtttaatccagaaaaataacatcagcagatttatgacgacatatatgtgcatgtgtatatttcttatgaacactacagcatgcagagatgacatactcGTGAATACAGTAAAAACATAAAGTACAGAAATCATAGATATTAGActatacccagcggagggtcccatgccgagggcatcagaGGTTCCATTCgcaacatagtgcgttgctcgaagtcgcggaccatagtcgatgcaggaagatgttcgcagtgcagtctcacgaacggatcaccaggaagaagacacgCCTTGACGTTCCAAAAGACTGGCCACTCCCGCCCGCTCGCCGCCTGCCACGCCACGCCCACGgcctcggcccggcccggcccgggcggcggcggcgcgcgcgtggcacgcttttgtccttttctcagcttctcaatttagatgaataatttccaactatataagctgagtcagcgttcagtcaaaatctcgtatggtattaaaccatgcaacacttaatgttacgtaccatagagttttatttgattcattaaataTTAAGCCCATATtatgggcctgtttggcagggctcctcctgATGGGCTTCTCCGGAGGAGctagagccgttttggaggagccacaaattgtggctcctccaaaacagcTCCAGCTCCTCTGCTTTTTACTGAAAAATGGCTTCTCCAgaaaaacgtttggcagggctcctctggaggagcccgAGCTggagccggagaggagccctgccaaacaggccctatatCCAACAGGTCTATGGGGCGGTCGTCGCCATCGCCGGCTACGCCCGGAGCATCTATGACAGGAACGTGGTGGACAGCATCGGCGACGACGTGTTCCTGCCAATGATGTTCTACGACGCTTGCTTCCTGGTGCAGTACAGGCTCACGTGCACCGGCGCCGGCCTTGCCCACATGGACGCGGCGCTGCGCAGCTTCTTCGACGCCAACGACAACTACGTCTATCAAGACATCATGCAGCTCGAGAACCAGCTCCCATGGCTGGTGGTCAGGGCCGTCATGGCGTTCAGGCCCGTGCCATTGAAGGAGTTCGTCGCTTCCCTGCGAGGCTGTCTGCAGGACCGCAAGGACCGGCACGAGAAGCCGTTCGTCATGGACGACACCTTTGAGCCGCCGCACCTCCTCGGCCTCCTCCGGTACTACATCGTCGGAAGAAGCAACGTCAAGCTGCCTACACTACCGGAGACCGAGTCGATGTCCTTCAACGTGAGCGCCATAGAGCTCGCCCGGATCGGCATCACGGTGACGGCCAGCAAGACGACCGAGCTTGTCTACATGGGCGTCAACAAGAAAGGGAACCTCTTCGCCGAGTTCTCCCTGTCGCCACTGTCCCTGGACGACACGCGCGCCAGCGTGCTGCTCAACATGGCGGCCCTTGAGCTGTGCGTGACCCCCAGCTTTCACGACGCTGAGGACGAGGCGTCGGGCGTCTGCTCgtatctcctcctcctcggcaTGCTTGTGGACAGGGAGGAGGACGAGCACGAGCTGCGGGCCAGGCGCGTCCTGCAGGGAGGAGGAGGGCTTACCAACAGGGAGGCGCTCCGCTTCCTGACGAGCGTCCAGGGACTGCGCCTTGGATCACGCTACGTCCGCACCATTGAGGAGATCGAGGACTACAAGGTGAACAGGAGGACGCGGACCAAGCTGCACGCGTTTGTTTACAGGAATGTGAAAGTCATCGTAGCCGTCATCTCCTTGATTGCTGCGCTTTCCAGTATCATAGGCACAATCAGGTCTCTCAAATCTCGATGAGGTCTATCGATGATCTACGATGCTGTCAGTGTGAGATGATCCAACTGTTGCTAAGTTTCCATGGTAACTAAAATTATTCCCTGTATCTGAATTCTGAATCCCATTTGCACTAAAATGCAATGTGTTGCCTTCTTTCTGATTCTCTAGCTACTGTATTCTGAATCTGACAGTACTATTGTCTATTCCATCAGTTGGCCGCACACCATTGTTGGCTGTTGCTTTGCCAATCCTGTATTTTCCAATTCTTTCTTCCTGCAATCCTGCTGTCTTCTCTTCTTTGAATATATATCAACTTGGTGCAAATTGTAAAATGGAGCTGATACGAATTACGATAGAATATGGTTAGCGGATATCTACATCTTATGGTCAGTGAGATATGGCTATTTATAGAAGGTAGCACCTACCATGTGAGTACGTCTGCATGCATCGACattgaagtatatatatatatattatacccCATCTTGGACTAGTTTTGACCAAGCTTGGCCTGTTGTTCCACTATTTTCTTTTATTTACAGTACTGATATACGTGGTGGATCTGCAACAAATAGCATAGAGAATTGGGCACTACCTAGATCACGACaatactgccggttcaaaacACTACATCACTAtcagattttgaaccggcacaaccatatcggcagtgatgagagttagctatcactgtcggttcctacaaaccagcagtgttattcaacttcactgtcggttctttacTAAAACAAGCAGAATTCAGGTCCaataacactgccggttcatgagACCACCCCGCAGTGTAACcgcaaacatcactgtcggtttatgattcaaccggcagtgttatcgtaagaatcactgccggttgtgACAAGAACCGGCCCGGCAGTGTAACTGcgaacatcactgttggtttatgaTTCAACGGGCAGTGTTATCGTAAGAATCACTGCGGGTggtgacaagaaccggcagtgatagctaaTCTAACGCTACCGGTTTggtgctcaagccggcagtgccatcatgaccatcactggcggtttgttgctaaccggcagtgatagttataacaacactgccggtttgctactaaccggcagtgatgtcccgttcgcattttattgttttataatttattttaatgtatattttttcgtggaatcaggtttcgctttatatacgctacgtaaaCGACAAGTCCattaatattaaacattacaaatgttacggttatatgttcttatcaagatctcgatccctcaaaataaaaaagaaatgttcccCGAAtacacggattgtgcaatgcttctcggacttcttacaataatctagcgagccgctctgggccatactggtccttcaacttcatggattgtgcgatggaaaatactccatctttttccaatacctcggctaagatgaattttgccagctccgattgcagtgcgacgatctccatgtctaacagcctttcgtagttatatttcttgcgctgtcgttcaaaaaagatgatatccaaagaggaattagTAAATcattgttgaattattaacagacataaatgaaatggggattatatacACCAACTTATCTGTTTCTTCTGATTTCtcaccgatgtagcgaagcattgcccacattacataaaacccgcattcattgtttcccgccggctgttttaggtacttcccctccatttcgacaaccttgaatgcgacctgcgtcccaccgatatgtcttcttcggacactgtgttatagttcaaatgttcttatccagatctcgatccctcaaaataaaaaagaaatgttctcggacttcatagattgtgcaatgcttctcagactttttacaataatctggcgagccgctcagggccatactggtccttgtacctcacggattgtgcaatggaaaatactccatctttttccaatacctcggctaagatgaattttgcgagctccgattgcagtgcggcgatctccatgtctaacaacctttggtggttatatttcttgcgctgtcgttcaaaaaagatgatatccaaagaggaacagtaaatcattttgttgaattattaacagacataaatgaaatggggattatacacaccaacttatcagcTTCTTCTGAttttccgccgatgtagcgaagcattgcccacattacataaaacccgcattcattgtttcccgccggctgtgataggtacttcccctctatttcgacaaccttgaatgggaccgacgTCCCACTGATATGTCTTCTGTGGACACTGAGCaatattaaagggagaaacattagaaagcggtatgtgtgattacaaaataatatattattaggatcgcttactaattcagcactgccaccagtgcgtccaaatgatgaaatagttttttcttcgagtcccacacctcgatcagatttttagcaaaattgacacaaatgaagacaaaatggttgttgcaatcacataatcctaattatcaaataatcttaatgaaaatagaagcataaaattaaaagccgagaacacatactcgcagttgtaggctagaagtatgtgggttttgttcttcatcttgaattcatcaaaaacagcaatcaatctcacttttaggtcttccacgtcacatccatggaggcctaaacatgtcttctcattgactcgcaaggggtccaagaagcctattgtcgggtaccatgaaacggggtaccccgaacgTTTACCGAAAGAATCACTTAAGCCCTACCAAAGACAAAGCCAAAAGGTAAACCATCGGTTGATCTCCGGCatcgtccgagcccaccagctctccgcctcgcacgaggcctcgcacgggggcctcgacggcctgccaaatctccgtctcgcgcgaggcctcgcacgggaggcctcggcgaggaaccaattctctgtctcgcccgaggccccgcgtgtAAAGCTTCGAaacgagacagcgattctccataccgctcgaggccggctcggtaaTAACCCATCGGTTCTGCCTCGACCAATCTTCCCGATAGCgcgtcgcgtcccattaatgcgccaaccactctcgtaatatcagccggacgacggctcgacactgcggagcggccgacgagacgggaagtcaTGTCAACGCCATATCGTCctagacagggcacgg is part of the Miscanthus floridulus cultivar M001 chromosome 9, ASM1932011v1, whole genome shotgun sequence genome and encodes:
- the LOC136481113 gene encoding uncharacterized protein — translated: MGGSWPSSSQPPSVRGGASQARSWLRQGRGPAATESHLRSSRGQLVECASVTQNDPIEIEKAAQEFQADFHNMETNIYSNNRIHVFDKAAREFKFDVDMMKMKMHRYPARIRSLGELYTVPITVSIGPYHHLKHYRKPAICRAAEKVKHVAAYHCIMESGRSAEEVYGAVVAIAGYARSIYDRNVVDSIGDDVFLPMMFYDACFLVQYRLTCTGAGLAHMDAALRSFFDANDNYVYQDIMQLENQLPWLVVRAVMAFRPVPLKEFVASLRGCLQDRKDRHEKPFVMDDTFEPPHLLGLLRYYIVGRSNVKLPTLPETESMSFNVSAIELARIGITVTASKTTELVYMGVNKKGNLFAEFSLSPLSLDDTRASVLLNMAALELCVTPSFHDAEDEASGVCSYLLLLGMLVDREEDEHELRARRVLQGGGGLTNREALRFLTSVQGLRLGSRYVRTIEEIEDYKVNRRTRTKLHAFVYRNVKVIVAVISLIAALSSIIGTIRSLKSR